TAAGTGGTGAAAGGCGACATAATCTCCCCAGAACAAGATCTGGACTGAGATTGAGGCGCAcacaacaaagagagaaagagagagagaccacaGCAAGAGGAGGACAAAAAAGCTTTTGAGCGCAGCATGATGAAACCGCAGCAGCACGGTGAGCTCCTACTGCACGACTCCCCGCCGGTTTTTGGAAAGCCGTGGTACTGGCAGCGTAGCAGCAGCGCCATGGAGAGCACGCGCAGCCTGGCGCAGGTCATCATGGAGATGCGCGATGAAATCAAGAAGCTGGAAGCGGAGAACCGAGAGCTGCGGGGGGACTACGGTCAGCGGTCATTTGGGGCCGTACCAGGGGAAGCCAGACCGGTGTCTTCAGGTGCAGAGCAGCGGGCAGGGACAGAGGAAAACCCGTATGTGAACCTGAGGAGAAATGCGTCTGCGCCGGTCCTGGAGGGACAATACAAAGGTAAGGAATGGGCCTTTTACTGCACAATTTGGAAAGCTTTGCTTTAAAGTTAAATCTGGAAGAAAGTTATTCGACACATTTCTATAGCACATGAGAAAGTGATCAGTTAAATAACGTCTGTTGTAAAGTGAAATTATCGTTATAAATGGTAATAGTAGAGAGTAAAGTAAGAGTCCAACGACTTGGCATCGCACTGTCATTAAATTGGCGGTCTCACAAGATACAGATTAAAAAGAAGAATGCTCAAAATCTATGGAGCAAGAGCCAGATAccatcatgtttgttttacaaaaaaatggattCCTGTAATTCCCATAATGCCACTCAATATCCTCGTATTGACAAAATCATTACTGTATTGttatttatctatatttattaATAGCAAAAATTGtatgtattacatttttaaatgcagatgCTCTAAATGCACCCATGTGTTCATAGCCAACAATGTTATTTGCCAACGGGGTGGAATAGCCAATGTAACTATTTACAACCATTTGTGTATAGCATCATGGTGGAGGCAATGACCCATGTGACCATAGTTAATTATTACACCTGGGGTGCAATTTACTCCAGGGCATCCtataacaacatcaaaatatgacattaacACAAACTGGCCTATTTAGCTATTCTGATAGTGTTTATGTACACAGTGTGCATTCAGCAGCTTTATACAtcctaaaaactaaaaattatgaATCCACTAAAAATCAAAGTAGACTTACACAGGACCCAAACCGCAGTCCTGTGAGATAGTCCTATGCTTGATCCACTCACCCACTATCTTTTATCACCTCTATggactttgttgttgtttatgctACATCACCAGACTTTCTGGAAGTATATTTGTTagttgctttctttttttgtaaatgtaacacTTAATTCACAGAATTTCCAAGATTTGGCAGTACAATCCCTAACCCTGACCTctttcccctaatcctaactgCTTCCAACCTACACGCATCAATGTGACAAGTATTGTCCAATCACAGCACACAGTGGGATCCGTAATGACAAGTCCTTAGGATGGGTGTAAATAGCAGAGTAGCTACAGTGTGACTACTCTCATCCAGGTGCACATAGCCTCTGCGTTTTTAAATGGCTGTTGAAAGATAACATGAAGTTttgaatacatatatatatatatatttagtgttTTCTTTCCACATCTATTTCTGCACTGTGAAAATGAATCCATCCCAATGCACCATGTTCATATTATTTCACAGAGCACACTGTCATGACTGTCCGAAGGTACTCTATAAGCTCCAACCTGTCTGGTGTGACCATGAAAGACGGAAGGACTGACAGACAACAGCCGAGTGACTCTGCATGGGGGAGACTACAGGAAGAGATTCAGCATGGTAATGGCATCTTTGGTAACTCGTCCAGGGAAGAGGTGGAAAAAGTTACCAACAGGCACTCCCTGCAGGAATATGTACACAAAAACAGGTACAGACTTGCTTACCATGCACTTTTTATTCCataaatgtaactttaaagCATCGAAATTTtgtataaaatgcatgtttttgaaggtTCTCCccatacttttttgttttaatgtattggAAGCTATGCTGTCTCTACCTTTACACCTTTTCTTAAGTTTCGGCTTTGTAGCCATGTAACTTTGacttaaataacttaaatttgTTTACCTTTTAGGGCCAAGGTAAAAACAGTCACATTCCTTCTGCCTGTGGATGACATTTACACCAGCCGGCCAGTTCTGACCAAACACAGAGAGGAGCCTAAAATCACTGAGCTGGCCTCCATAATGGAGACAGATTCCTGAGGGAAGCAGAACCTTTAAAGACTTTGGATGTGGCCATgagacaaaaatgcacacatgacGTGAGCCTCAAAACAGGTTAGCCTCTTTATTTAGGTCAGCGTGGATTGGGTGGGCTGTTAATGAGTGAGCCCGTGGACCGATTTTATCACACCTGACCACACAAACAGAAGACTCTGGTTACAGGTGTGGTTTTCATCTGGCCATCGCAATCCAGGCCCAGTTAACAATGATGAGACACGGGGCCCTCAGGAGTGAGGATCAGATGTCTGAACTCCTCTCAAGACCTGGCGTGTTGTTTCTGAGTGTGACACACACCTGCAGGTGACGGCTCTTTTACGGACAGCTCTGGTCACTGACTCAGGCCTCGTGAGCAGCATCAGACTCATTAGTTAttaatctctgtttttttttcacaatgcaAACTGAAGTTGTTAGGCAAGGggccctgtgtgtgtttaaacatGTGACCTGCTTCTCAAATGTGTTcctaaaaagtatatttttcttAGTACACTTTGCACACAGTAGTCTCTGCTTTCACGTATAGGAGGCTCCTTGTAAATGCACCAGTGTTTGGTGTactaatattaaaataaaagtaaggcACCTTTATAAGCTATTTTATGTATATGCATTATGAATAGTTATGGCAAATTTTAAGATGCGCATTTATTGTTActgttatatttcaaaataaaacccacacaTTTAAGTATTTATAAGCTGCATTTTGTGTTGTGCAAACAAATTCAGTTTGAGGGAAAGCAGCTCACACGAGTAAATAGAAGCTTTTTGAGGTTCAGGCATCAAccaatttgtttgttgttactCTTCCATAATTCAAATGAACTTCAGAAGCCCACTTTTTACTCTGAGTGTAGTTTACCTCTAGTTGGATTTTACTGCAAGTTTTGTTGGTTTAAATGTATCAGGTAAATAAGTGTGAGCATGTTGATTCTTCACTTTGTTGCATGCAAACAAATGACAAGTCCCTTTGactgagttttttgtttttttaattttatgcctccacgccGGCAACATTTTTTGGGTCATCCGTGCATATGTTTAttcatcccattcttgtgaatgtccacttggattcaacaatgaacagattagattttgatggtcaaagatTGAGGTCATTTGACCTTGCATGCATCCCATCCTTCTGAACCCCATACATCAAGTacaccttgagggaatctctcaaagtttggcacaaatgtccacttggactcaaaaatggaCAGTTTAGAATTtattggtcaaaggtcactgtgacctcatcctTCTCAGTCTCATAAATGCGATACTGCAGGAAGGCCTGatgggaatttcttaaaatttggaaCAAACATCCACTGAGACTCAATGATAAAACTGATTAGCTTTTAGTCAATGGATacggtcactgtgaccttacaaagcacatttttggccataacaaaaaaattcataagctaattataacaaaaaataatacaaatgtctaataggataaaaggatgaagtgatgacattttatataataaagGTCAAAGTTTAACTTAACTATgatatcataatgttttgcagtaACACGTTTCTAGCCATTACTGAATgtggggagacatttggtcaaatgACGATTGTATCTTTTGTGTTGCTGGTTGAAAATGTGTGAAGTATtcatgttttagcttctttgcagcagcatCCACATTTGAAGCATTATCTACTGTAATGGCTGCATATGaatctggacagacatggatgcaaagtgcaacttgactggctAGTGGAGGCTTACAACTGCAAGGCAGCAATTGTAGTGTAGCTTCTGAACTCATAAGATCTATTGAGAGTCAATCACTgacaaacaaaatgcatttattatttagtatGTCAGACACATACATGGGCTACAAGCAAAGCATATACTGTCTACTTATGTTCTGATATAATATTTGACCTACTACATCCAATGTGCCACACATTTACTCGAGGGGAAACACTGACAATGAGAAGAATCCAGCTAGCTTATGTAATGGATAGTAAGAATGATACCATCTACACAAAAGCCCTTTTGTCAATGGGTGGTGTTCAATAGCAATGGCACGTGTGAAATATGTTGTACCTTGGGTGATAAATCATTTATAGTCAATCAGCCATTTGGCAAGTAATTACCAGCTCACAGGACCACACAGAACCTGGTCTGGGTGTGTTTGCTTTGATTGTTTGTTTCCATGGCACCAGTAATCTGCTGCTGTTCCTCTGTGTCCACGGTGTCACTGTcaaagctgtctgtgtgtttgtttacttctgTTTGGCTAAATTCATCTGTATCTTTAAACTGGTCTGGAGCTCCATCCTCTAATAGATCGTCGGTGTGCAGGCTCCCGTAGCTCTCTGAGTCCTGGGGCTTGATGGCTGGGCCGGTCTGGGGTTCAGTCATATGTGATGATTGCAGGGGTTTATTTAGACTGTCTTCATATTTCATAGGGATCAAGCAAAGGTCGTCCCTGCGTTGCCCTTGAAAAACCATGAAAAAGGCCCAAAATGAGTTTCAGGGGGAAAGATATTGATGTATAGCTGATAAATATACTGTGCGGTATTTAAAACCCAAACAATGACCAAGTTTCTATTCCCTGATTTGATGCACACAGAGTAAATCATTCACTAGATACAATTAATTTGTCGGACATAACCATGCaatctcccttttttaaaataagaatttgAAAATCTAAATGACAGCTGTCTGGGCATAAAACCAATGATTTGTTGATCCTCACAAATCAACACAATCATTCTGAgatctgaaaattaaaagtcTCATCAAATCATGGATTTAGAGACTTAAATGTGAACTGCTGACAGTAGCCTTTATAAATCTATTTAAAGGGTGGAAAACAATACTGTTGTATACAGTGAAACCGCTAAAATCGTTAGAAATATTTTAGGTCATACTGCCCCAAACTCCATTAAACAGACCTTGTCTGTGGATATTTGGCTGGTGGCTCATCTGGCTGTCCTGCTGTCCAGCTCCTGTCTCCAAGTGGGAGAGACCCATAATCTGCCGCTCGCTGACTCCTATGTTCCTTTCAAGAAAGTAAGTGGTCATTCTGCCCTTCCCCTTCACCTCGATCTCCCCTCGCCTCTGAATAACAAAGCTTTTATTCTTCAAAGCCCTGGGCAATGTGGAAAGAGGATGTGGAAATCAGAAAAGACACCACAATGTTCATAGTACAAAGTGCGTATGAACGCGTGTGTTTCCATGCATGATTTTTTACGTCCTCACTGGTAGACAGTTGGGCTCAGATGGATCTTGTCGGGGAGGCTGTGACTCTCCATGCGGGATGCAGTGTTGACCGTGTCTCCAAACAGGCAGTAACGAGGCATCTTCACCCCAACCACACCTGCCAGCACAGGACCACTGTGAAGACCCACACGAATCTACAATACGCCACAGAGCAGATGTTGCGTTAGGACAAGACTTCAAAAGCAAAAGTTATTATATGTAAGGCATATAGGTTATAGGCCATGCATGTGTGGAGTAAGTATTGAAATTATTTCAATAATGGTGAGTCGTGCACATTTGTGCTAAAGTGGAGGCGCTAGCGAGCAGGTAATGTAGTAGACTGTTTCTGACATGCTCGGCTGATATTCGTTTCGATGCACCCTTCACTTGCAAAGGGCTGCAGaattacagtttacagtttgttattttcacttttcattcgTTTAAGCCCACTTTTGCCTCTCCAATAGCCATCAATTTGCGAAAATACAAGTTCAATGGCGGAGCCTCAGCTGCTGGGCCTAAAGCTGCAAGCTTAAGTGTTTCGTCTCCCGGCAGCAGCAGCCAGGTGACCCGATGGAGGTGGCGGATCTGGAAGTCGAAATCCTCATCACTTTAAAAGGAGACATCGCTACTCTGCAAAGGTGGGAACTAAAGACTGTGCTTGCAGAGAAGTTTGACACTATTAAATCTGAGCTGCATGGAGTGAAAACAGCAGAGGTACTAAATAATACTGCAACAATCCGCTCAGGTGTGGACACAATGAAAACAAGCATAGGCGAATGGAGATGGAGCGGGGATTATCGTCGTGCTCGGACGACGTGACTGTGCTGTAAACTAAAGTTAACAAACTCTAGTCGGAGGTAACAAGTTCACACtgagaatttgtttttgtgctttaagtATACATAAAATTCCTgactgcataaaacagcatcaaaatagaacttATTTATCAAAAGCAATTTAAGTGGAGGATCCGCTGCACCCTTTGACAAAGGGTCCTGTCTTAGCCCCtaatgcccttaaatcctagaaatgtcctgaaatcctagaaatgttctaaaatcctagaaatgttttaaaatcctaacaaccccctaaaatcctagaaatgttcttaaatcctggGATCATGTATGGGGCttctgcaactggcccctggcctcctgtcatttcaTCAAATTGGCCCCATAGGTTGAGTATTGCTGGTAAACCCCAAGTGCAGCACTTGAGTTaatgtacttaattactttCCACCACTATGTGTATTTAACCAATGCAGTTCAAACATTCTTGTACCTGAATGGGCCCTGCTGTCACAGGGTTAATAACCTCCCTGGCAGCCAGGATCATACCCAGGGCAAAGTTGGCCACCCGCTCAGCATGGCTGGAGACAAATATGGGCACGCCACCCACCACCATATAGGCATCCCCGATGGTCTCAACCTGGAAAATACCAAACACATACACTGTCAAATTCAGATCAAATGATTCAAAAGGTTTCTTTAATATCTGTGTCACAAGGTTAACTCTGTTGTCTGTACCTTGTAAACATTGTGCACAGTTGTGAGTCGGTCGAATCGAAGGTACATGGAGTTCAGCATAAAGACTATTTGGATGGGTTCACACAGGGAGCAGATATTAGTGAAGGCCACCACATCGCTAAACAGTATGGTGCACTCTTTAAATTCTCCTATAGGatatataaacacatacacagagactCACAACCATCATATTCAACACACAAACTGATTATTCAGTATTTAAAGCATTTACATTCAATTAACCTGCTTTTACTGTCTTGCCCTCCTTCAGCTGGTTGGCTACGTGCTTGGGCAACATGGCGTACAGCAAGTTCTCCgtcttccttttctcttcttccaGGTGCTGAGACAGGAGGCGGAgctcctctttcttcctctccagcTGATTGGACAGTTCGATTTCAGCCAGTCGCTGCTGATTAAGCAGGATGAGGTCGCGGGTGACGTCGTGTGGTGCAATATCAGAGATGTGCATGtccctctcctccagctcctggaGGCTTCTCAGCAGAGGAGAGGCTTGATAGAGCATACTGTCCAGAGAGGGCATCCAGATCATCTGACCTATGTGGAGTATACATTATTATTTCTCTATCAGCTTTGGGTCGACAATGTATActttggttacatttttttttgtcctctacCTCTGAGCTGCAGCATTGGCCTGTTCTTCCACGCTTCAGGCATCATATCCCTCCGCGTCTGCAGGACAAAGTGGCTGTTGATGAACTTCCTGATGCTGGAGATGGTGAAGGTGACTTCAGGATGCACAATGCTGAAGTAAAGGTTCAGATGGACATTCATAGTCTTGAGCCCAGGGACCATCTTTTGGAGGTTCACCCCTGCCTGATGCACCACCAGCTGCCTCAGACAAAACAAGGATCACTTCAGTTCAAGTGATAATTTTCAAACAGGTTTGTATCATAATAATGTGaacagtatgtgtaaatgaactatgGTAAGCCTTTCTCTGTTGAACCAGCCCCAGATCCCCCTGCCTATTTGCcactaaaaatcatttttgctgGCTCATGTGCTGTTCCTCAAACTCAAATTGTACTTCCGTGTTAGAGCACAGAGTATCGAAGTAGCCTGAGAGGTACagctgcccctctctctctctcgctgtctcaaactcacaccaaattcagatcaaactgtaaaactagtcAGTGTTAATCAAAgttaaaccaagattctgtctctgtgttgccTATTTCCTGCCTAAAATGTCGTCAGACATATATTTTAGTGCACAGTTTGGCTGTAATGCAAGAACGTGCACAGGAAGAGggcaccatactgtttcctgtattttataaatggaaaaataagctcaaacattaaaactaaccagtgctgataaaatatgatCCGAGGTTCTGGTATTGCCTTGCCCCTTTCtcatctaaaatgttttcaaaaacatattttagcttactgtttaccTGTAGTATGCTATTGTTTGTTCGCAGTTGGCCATCATATTGTTTAAGGATGGATACCATTATTTCATCCAAGAGTGggagctctgtttttttctgttgcagtgCATTTTGGTAATTGTATGTAGCAacaatttcaaaagtgtttgcGTCTGTCTACTGTGAGGTAGCCCAGTTTTacaaaaagaccatctttccaacaatacttgtttaatttaatataatcaCACATAGCCCCCCCTATATACTTGTAATTTGAATATGGTCACTTGTACCTGTTCATCAAAGACTATGTGGAAAGGGAAAGCATGGCAGAAAGTCTTCGGATCAATGTTAAGAGTTGTAGGGTACACTGGCTCAAAACCTCTCAACAGTTTGCctgtaagaaaataaagacaaacatgaACTGTACACGTACCTGCAGGTATGTAACCCCTGTTGATGATCTTGGATAAAATTCATTAAACTTTAGAGTTAGTGGTGCAGCCTGTTGCTCCAAgtattgtgtgtatgtttatgggTGTTTGCACTGTACCTTTCCCAAGGCAAACCAGCGCCCTGATTGTCTCCCAGTGACTCCTGTGCACGGAGAAACTGATACTGGATCTCTTTTGATAAAGTggctgaggacacagagaggacagagtctGACTTTTACTATAAGCAATAACTCTAATACTGCTCATTTTGTCTACAGTAGTCTAGTTACATGAAGTTAATGCTCTTTTTCAACGTTCAGAGCTTGTAGTACAGATCATTAAGTTAACCTCTGTAATCCAGATCATGGCATTGCGTCTGTTAGGCAAAGGCTGGAGGGATTGGGCtcttgaaaaatgtccagttttaCTGCTGAACACGCTGGAGTGAGCAGCAACAGCTGGCCACTGTGTAACCAGAAAAACCACATGCTCCTTCTTCCCAGTTCTCTCAAGCTCCTCTAGCTGGTTGACAATCTCCATTGTAATATCACTGTTGAAAAAATCTTTAGCAACAGCTCCAATAATACCTGTAAAAAGAGAGTGAAGTGAAAATAGTGACAAAATTATAAGATTGGATATGGATAAAAACTGGCATCTATTCTAGATTTAATTACCAGGGACAATGTGGCAGAGTCCTTTGCGGTCTGAATAATAATGGAGAAGCATGGTGCCATCGGGGTTCCTCTCCACCCGAAATGATGGAGCATTCATTTCcttaaagaataaaacaataaattgtaAATTTACGTTTTCCCCCCTCACAAATCAAGAAAAGGaagataaaaaagacagaacaacCACATGAATAGGCATGGAGCAGGCACCTTGTAGGAGAGGGTGAGGTAGCCATGAAGTGCATCTAAATTCTCTGTGAATTCAAACAgatttcctcccacagtccgcAGCATGTGATCATAGCCGGAGCGTTTGcaaaattcaaagaaatattCTCCAAACTGCCTCAAGACAACCTCTGGCTTTATTCCtgcaaacaatattaataataataatatatgacagtgacttttttgttatttttcttttaaaagtgacCAATGTTTCTACatgtaattattaaaacaaaacatagacaCACATGGAAATTAATTTACCAAGCAGCTTGCATGTTTCGGCTAATAATTTCATGGTGATTTCATCTTTGTAGACTTCATATGTCAGGAAGGTATCCTGGACTCCAGCTTCATCCCTACAGTTTGGTAAGAGactatatttattgtttgtgtggTTATAATAAAGAAGATAGAAActgttaattaaaataaaatcaacctCTAAACGTGACTGGTTAAACAAATTTATCAATAATGATCCTAAATCGTCTACGTCTTAGAATAATCTGCAAATATagtaaatgaaatacaatttgcGAAAATACAAGTTCAATAGAAAATGCCTTTTACCTCAGTTTGACCCACGTCTCCTCGCCAAACTTTTCAACTACCAGCGATTTCAGACAGGTGTTAATAAATCCATACTGTCAAGAACAAGTACAGAATGTAAAAGGAAGCTCTTAAATACGAGTTGTTGTGTAGGTCTCGTGAAACAAGTTAAGCAATTTtgtaaagcaaacaaaagaaaaacgtCTGTAAAAGCAGCATACCATATCTTTGAAAATTATAATCACAGTTGCCACTTTTCCTTCAGAGAATCCTCGTTGCTCACTTGCGCACCTCACAAATCCCACTCCCAGACATAGATCCCTCGCGCCAATGCTCCAGGCTGCTGCTGTATGGAGACAACTGCGTCcttcagagagagacaggtttATCTGTGAGGAGCTGTCCAATCCAGTCTGGGGCTGAAACCAACGATTTTGAATCCTAATGATGTAGGCGATTTTAAATTCTGAATAAATGTCTACAGGAAATTCCCTGCTACTTTAACATGTTGGTCAGTTTGATTGTTTTATACATACTGGTCCTTACCAGCTAGACTTTGTGTTAAGCAGGATATTTCATGGTAATTTGATGGAAGCccataaagatatttttaagttttacattATCCCTaatttttgaaaacacacagcTACAACTGAACATttataaatcaaaaacatgtattCCCAATCTGTATGTGGTTCAGTTTATGCGGATTGACTAactttagtttaatttattttatttttgaataagaGTAATTTGGGGTGAATAGtatgtagatatatatatatatatatatatatatatatatatataataaatattaaacataaaaaacaaaacaatagcaaaataacagaaaaaacagctgtacttcacatttaaaattcagCATAAATATATGAAGTAACAGGAATTGGAATAAATCAGGATGACTTATCAAAAGCATATTTCAGTGTTAACTCCTTAATTCAATTAGTTTGACTAAATAGTGTCGAtttatagttttatagtttttagaTAGTTATGTTTTGCACCTTACTGTTAACTAGCTTTTATACTTTGAACCTTAAACCTACTGTAGAGTTTTTATAATACGCACCTTACTGTTATattctgtttatattttcaatACATTGCAATTTATATTGGCTGTATATATGCTTTGTCTGCTGTTATTATAATAGTTGTAAATTGCACGCTTAGCATGCACTCCTGTTACTTTGTGttgcaactgctgcacagcaCTTTCCCTCCCCAGGATGAATAAAGTTCTGTCTTATCTTACTTTGAGTTTAAAAAGGTGCAATGAAGCATAGAGCCTAGATTGTGGTTTAATAGTTGCTGATAATTTATTATAAGGTTCTTGTGATTTTATTCTGGTCTGATGCCTACTGACATCCTGACAGCAGTCCGTGGTAGCAGAATAAAAGGTAGATTATACAAGTCTGACAAAGAGGAGAGCCCAACAGgagcagctcagcagcagcGCTGCAGGTTGCAGGTACAGGGTCATGGTGGctcaaaacaaatccaaaataaacaagACCGTATTGTCGTCATATGCAAACATAAATACTTTATTTCTAAGAGAAATCACTCAAAAATAGGTCACTcatgatttccaaaaaaaaccccaaaacaaagaaatccaCCCTCATTTtgtagaaaaattaaaatattgtaatcATAAAACACgtgtgcatacatacacacacactgagaatCTGCTACAACACTCTAAAGGGGTT
The DNA window shown above is from Plectropomus leopardus isolate mb chromosome 5, YSFRI_Pleo_2.0, whole genome shotgun sequence and carries:
- the LOC121943429 gene encoding guanylate cyclase soluble subunit beta-2-like, which produces MTLYLQPAALLLSCSCWALLFYGFINTCLKSLVVEKFGEETWVKLRDEAGVQDTFLTYEVYKDEITMKLLAETCKLLGIKPEVVLRQFGEYFFEFCKRSGYDHMLRTVGGNLFEFTENLDALHGYLTLSYKEMNAPSFRVERNPDGTMLLHYYSDRKGLCHIVPGIIGAVAKDFFNSDITMEIVNQLEELERTGKKEHVVFLVTQWPAVAAHSSVFSTTLSKEIQYQFLRAQESLGDNQGAGKLLRGFEPVYPTTLNIDPKTFCHAFPFHIVFDEQLVVHQAGVNLQKMVPGLKTMNVHLNLYFSIVHPEVTFTISSIRKFINSHFVLQTRRDMMPEAWKNRPMLQLRGQMIWMPSLDSMLYQASPLLRSLQELEERDMHISDIAPHDVTRDLILLNQQRLAEIELSNQLERKKEELRLLSQHLEEEKRKTENLLYAMLPKHVANQLKEGKTVKAGEFKECTILFSDVVAFTNICSLCEPIQIVFMLNSMYLRFDRLTTVHNVYKVETIGDAYMVVGGVPIFVSSHAERVANFALGMILAAREVINPVTAGPIQIRVGLHSGPVLAGVVGVKMPRYCLFGDTVNTASRMESHSLPDKIHLSPTVYQALKNKSFVIQRRGEIEVKGKGRMTTYFLERNIGVSERQIMGLSHLETGAGQQDSQMSHQPNIHRQGQRRDDLCLIPMKYEDSLNKPLQSSHMTEPQTGPAIKPQDSESYGSLHTDDLLEDGAPDQFKDTDEFSQTEVNKHTDSFDSDTVDTEEQQQITGAMETNNQSKHTQTRFCVVL